From the Sinorhizobium garamanticum genome, one window contains:
- the ligD gene encoding DNA ligase D — translation MATSKLQVYRTKRDFSKTSEPPGRLAGESGNRFVVHKHHATADHYDLRLQVGDVLKSWAVPKGPSLNPADKRLAVETEDHPLEYIDFEGVIPEGEYGGGQMIVWDTGVWAPMDDIEKSLRTGAFKFRLAGEKLNGGWMLARLQPKPGEEDQRNWLLFKERDLAADTTVDILAARPESVKSGRRIEELVEKPKPPAKPAKPLKLNPGALPGAVKGTAPARIEPQLATPADRPPGGGATESGDWLHEIKFDGYRTMAHISDGDVRLITRGGLDWTRRYGDLPEAFRRLPCREAIIDGEIIVPDEKGISRFALLQEALSSGAGNKLVFYAFDLLHLDGWNLLAVPLEKRKALLAQLLSAHVSARSAIQFSDHVPGDGRALYDRVSELGLEGIVSKRASASYQSGRSKTWTKTKALQPDDFVIAGYTTSEAAEGLAALALGEWVEGELQYRGKVGTGFDAQTAQELLARLEPLRAGAAKLEGAPKEIVWVRPVLWAHIHYGNRTADNVLRHAVFKGLREIELSTPAAPQRKRLISDADLASISITNPTRRLFGKSGPTKLDIAVYYALVGDFMLPHILNRPVSLVRCPTGRAQDCFFQRHPFTGMPSSVETFQSTNSEGETKSYLSVGEAKGYLALAQFGVVEFHTWGTVCERLEKADRVVFDLDPGEGITWREVVEAAVHVRGELEALDLVPFVKTSGGRGVHVVVPIVPKLNWKKVHQATSAIATRLAATAPEVFTTTMGKENRIKRIFIDFHRNARGHTAAAPYSLRARTNLPASTPVSWSDLESIDAPEDLNYSSLPGLLVTSGDPWAEIDAFARDLPLLSEAGK, via the coding sequence ATGGCGACGTCGAAGCTACAGGTCTATCGCACGAAAAGGGACTTTTCGAAAACGTCGGAGCCGCCCGGCAGGCTTGCCGGCGAGAGCGGCAACCGCTTTGTCGTCCACAAGCATCATGCGACGGCCGACCACTACGACCTAAGGCTGCAGGTGGGGGACGTGCTCAAAAGCTGGGCCGTCCCGAAGGGGCCATCGCTCAATCCGGCGGACAAGCGGCTCGCGGTCGAGACGGAGGATCACCCGCTGGAATACATCGACTTCGAGGGTGTCATCCCCGAGGGCGAGTATGGCGGCGGCCAGATGATCGTCTGGGACACGGGCGTGTGGGCACCGATGGACGACATCGAGAAGAGCTTGCGGACGGGCGCCTTCAAGTTCCGCCTTGCCGGCGAAAAACTCAATGGTGGCTGGATGCTGGCGCGCCTGCAACCAAAGCCGGGCGAGGAAGACCAGCGCAACTGGCTCCTGTTCAAGGAACGCGACCTGGCGGCCGACACGACTGTCGACATCCTCGCAGCGCGCCCCGAGAGCGTCAAATCCGGACGGCGGATCGAAGAACTGGTCGAGAAGCCGAAACCACCGGCGAAGCCCGCCAAGCCGCTCAAGCTCAATCCCGGCGCACTACCGGGCGCCGTGAAAGGTACAGCGCCCGCCCGCATCGAACCGCAGCTCGCGACGCCTGCTGACAGGCCGCCAGGTGGCGGTGCCACCGAGAGTGGTGACTGGTTGCATGAGATCAAGTTCGACGGCTACCGAACGATGGCACACATCTCCGACGGTGACGTACGTCTCATCACCCGTGGCGGCCTCGACTGGACGAGGCGCTACGGCGACCTGCCAGAAGCCTTTCGCCGGCTGCCATGTCGCGAGGCCATTATCGACGGCGAAATCATCGTCCCCGACGAGAAAGGAATCAGCCGCTTCGCGCTTTTACAGGAGGCGCTGTCAAGTGGCGCAGGCAACAAGCTTGTCTTTTATGCTTTCGATCTTCTGCATCTCGACGGCTGGAATCTCCTGGCCGTTCCGCTCGAAAAGCGCAAGGCACTGCTGGCGCAATTGCTGTCCGCGCATGTATCGGCGCGCTCGGCCATTCAGTTCAGCGACCATGTCCCAGGCGACGGGCGGGCGCTTTACGACCGGGTCTCGGAATTGGGGCTTGAAGGCATCGTCTCCAAGCGCGCCTCGGCATCATACCAGAGCGGACGGTCGAAAACCTGGACCAAGACCAAGGCCTTGCAGCCGGACGACTTCGTGATCGCCGGATACACCACCTCCGAGGCGGCAGAGGGCCTTGCCGCGCTTGCGCTCGGCGAATGGGTCGAGGGCGAACTGCAATATCGCGGCAAGGTCGGAACCGGCTTCGACGCGCAGACGGCGCAAGAATTGCTCGCGCGATTGGAGCCGCTTCGCGCCGGTGCGGCAAAGCTCGAGGGCGCGCCAAAGGAGATCGTCTGGGTCCGGCCGGTGCTGTGGGCGCATATCCATTATGGCAACCGCACGGCCGACAATGTGCTCCGCCATGCCGTATTCAAGGGGCTTCGCGAAATCGAACTGTCGACGCCCGCCGCGCCGCAGCGAAAGCGGCTGATTTCCGATGCCGATCTCGCCAGCATTTCGATCACCAATCCGACGCGTCGCCTGTTCGGCAAGTCCGGCCCCACCAAGCTCGACATCGCCGTCTACTATGCGCTCGTCGGCGATTTCATGCTGCCGCACATCCTCAACCGCCCGGTCTCGCTGGTACGCTGCCCGACGGGAAGAGCACAGGATTGCTTCTTCCAGCGCCATCCTTTCACCGGCATGCCTTCCTCGGTCGAAACCTTTCAATCGACCAACTCGGAAGGCGAGACGAAATCCTACCTTTCGGTGGGAGAGGCCAAGGGATATCTCGCGCTTGCGCAGTTCGGCGTCGTCGAATTTCACACCTGGGGGACCGTTTGCGAGCGGCTTGAAAAGGCCGACCGCGTCGTCTTCGACCTCGACCCCGGTGAAGGCATCACCTGGCGCGAGGTGGTCGAGGCTGCCGTCCATGTGCGCGGCGAGCTGGAAGCGCTCGATCTTGTTCCCTTCGTCAAGACATCGGGCGGCAGGGGCGTGCACGTGGTCGTGCCGATCGTGCCGAAACTCAACTGGAAAAAGGTGCATCAGGCAACAAGCGCGATTGCCACCCGTCTCGCCGCGACCGCGCCCGAGGTCTTCACGACCACGATGGGCAAAGAAAACCGCATTAAGCGGATCTTCATCGACTTCCATCGCAACGCGCGCGGCCACACGGCAGCCGCCCCCTACTCGCTTCGCGCGAGGACGAATCTGCCGGCCTCAACCCCGGTAAGCTGGAGCGATCTTGAATCTATCGACGCTCC
- a CDS encoding DUF1349 domain-containing protein, producing MGENHRWLNEPASWQGDEQALSLKTDGNTDFWRETFYGFVRDSGHAYLRPVSGDFTASATITGAYEQLYDQAGLMLRLDEENWIKCGIEYTDGLMHFSVVVTRGVSDWSVIPLHEATPSDAVEVRLTRHGDAVRVQFRFGDAPWQMARLCPFSAADAEIGVMACSPERAGFEANFRDFSVGPPIARALHED from the coding sequence ATGGGAGAAAACCATCGCTGGTTGAACGAGCCGGCAAGCTGGCAAGGCGACGAACAGGCGCTGTCGCTCAAGACGGACGGCAATACGGATTTCTGGCGCGAGACCTTCTACGGGTTCGTTCGCGACAGCGGCCACGCCTATCTCCGACCGGTTTCCGGCGATTTCACCGCATCCGCCACGATCACGGGCGCATACGAGCAACTCTACGACCAGGCCGGGCTGATGTTGCGGCTCGACGAGGAGAACTGGATCAAGTGCGGCATCGAATACACCGACGGGCTGATGCATTTCAGTGTCGTCGTTACACGCGGCGTTTCGGACTGGTCGGTCATCCCTCTCCATGAGGCCACGCCATCCGACGCGGTCGAGGTGCGGCTGACGCGCCATGGCGACGCGGTGCGGGTGCAGTTCCGCTTTGGCGATGCGCCCTGGCAGATGGCGCGGCTTTGCCCGTTTTCGGCGGCGGATGCGGAGATCGGCGTCATGGCCTGCTCTCCGGAACGCGCAGGCTTCGAGGCAAACTTCCGCGACTTTAGCGTCGGCCCGCCAATCGCCCGTGCGCTGCATGAGGATTGA
- a CDS encoding LacI family DNA-binding transcriptional regulator — protein sequence MLDVAKAASVSVATVSAVINGSAPVSPELRSRIEEAIQVIGYKRNAIARSLKLGTTRTVGLMVADITNPFFTDVVAVIQDVLHRAGYAVMLCCNDEDVEMQDEQIELLIDRSVDGLIIAPAGDDETLKRIIAGANLPTVLIDRLLDGIDTDAVVLDNRRAVHDATLYMIGLGHRRIGYISGSLETSTGRERLAGYKAALEAADLPYEEDLVRIGNFREKDAYKATMQLLTSAERPSAIFSANNLMVIGVMKAIRDIGLKCPEDVSVASFDDFPWADVFQPHLTTIAQPVQAIGEQAAQLILDRLSGKSPETPRRLVLQGRLMIRESCRPISLTPRAIA from the coding sequence ATGCTCGACGTGGCGAAGGCCGCGAGCGTCTCCGTGGCGACGGTCTCTGCGGTTATAAACGGGTCTGCTCCCGTCAGCCCCGAACTGCGCAGCCGCATAGAAGAGGCGATCCAGGTCATCGGCTACAAGCGCAACGCGATCGCCCGCAGTCTCAAGCTCGGCACCACGCGCACGGTCGGGCTGATGGTGGCCGACATCACGAACCCATTCTTCACCGACGTCGTGGCAGTGATCCAGGACGTTCTCCATCGCGCCGGCTATGCGGTCATGCTCTGCTGCAACGACGAGGACGTCGAGATGCAGGATGAACAGATCGAGCTCTTGATCGATCGCAGCGTGGACGGCCTGATCATCGCGCCCGCGGGAGACGACGAGACCCTGAAGCGCATTATTGCCGGCGCCAATCTGCCGACCGTCTTGATCGACAGGCTCTTGGACGGAATCGACACCGATGCCGTCGTGCTCGACAACCGCCGTGCGGTTCACGATGCGACCCTCTACATGATCGGCCTCGGCCATCGCCGCATCGGCTATATTTCAGGCTCGCTCGAGACATCGACGGGTCGAGAGCGACTTGCCGGCTATAAGGCCGCATTGGAAGCGGCCGATCTGCCCTACGAGGAAGACCTCGTGCGGATCGGCAATTTCCGAGAGAAAGACGCCTACAAGGCGACGATGCAGCTGCTCACGAGCGCCGAAAGACCGAGCGCGATCTTTTCCGCTAATAACCTGATGGTCATCGGCGTGATGAAGGCGATCCGCGATATCGGTCTTAAGTGCCCGGAAGACGTCTCCGTCGCAAGCTTCGACGATTTCCCCTGGGCCGACGTTTTCCAGCCGCATCTGACGACGATCGCCCAGCCGGTTCAGGCGATCGGTGAGCAGGCAGCGCAACTCATCCTCGACCGTCTTTCAGGCAAGAGCCCGGAGACACCGCGCCGGCTCGTGCTGCAGGGACGCCTGATGATCCGCGAGTCCTGCCGGCCAATCAGCCTTACGCCGCGCGCGATCGCGTAG
- a CDS encoding sugar ABC transporter ATP-binding protein, which translates to MRDDNAISPHSDPHSGAERAVLTAEGVSKSFGGVAALKDVRFDLRAGEIHALMGENGAGKSTLMKIISGVYPDYDGLVRVDGTPVRFSTVRDAEAAGIAIIHQELNLVPELRVADNIFLGRERVIAGLFVDRKASLDASRVLLRRLGIELDPEARVGQLRVGEQQLVEIAKALSLEARILIMDEPTSALSPGECERLFKIMRQLAADGVGIIYISHRIDEVMHLSDRITVFRDGRHVWTRPRADLDEETVIAAMVGRSLLDAQRLDRSTQGDPVLSVRGLSLSTSSRHGWRDVLKSVSFDVSAGEILGIGGLLGAGRTEILETIFGSSNGRRGGEISLDGTPVDIRSPLDARRLGIALVTEDRKTQGLHLHDSITDNVALPLVGRLARFGLRSFDAESSLSRKAVQTLGVRCGSIDQVAGTLSGGNQQKVVIGKWLATGPRVLLLDEPTRGIDVGAKREIYDLIFALAGEGLAIVVVSSELPELLHLADRILVMAEGRQTGLIPREEASEERIMQLAAPRGGALGRAVA; encoded by the coding sequence ATGCGCGATGATAATGCGATCTCGCCTCATTCTGATCCGCACAGCGGCGCTGAGCGTGCCGTCCTGACGGCTGAAGGCGTTTCCAAATCCTTCGGGGGTGTCGCGGCGCTCAAGGATGTGCGCTTCGATCTGCGCGCCGGCGAGATCCATGCCCTCATGGGCGAAAACGGCGCCGGCAAATCGACGCTGATGAAGATCATTTCTGGCGTTTATCCTGATTATGACGGTCTCGTGCGCGTCGATGGCACGCCGGTGCGCTTCTCGACAGTCAGGGACGCCGAGGCGGCCGGGATCGCCATCATCCATCAGGAGCTGAATCTTGTTCCGGAGCTCCGCGTCGCCGACAACATCTTTCTCGGCCGCGAACGTGTGATCGCCGGCCTCTTCGTCGATCGCAAGGCAAGCCTCGATGCGTCGCGCGTGCTGCTGCGCCGTCTCGGCATCGAACTCGATCCCGAGGCGCGCGTGGGTCAGCTGAGGGTCGGTGAGCAGCAGCTTGTTGAGATCGCCAAGGCACTCTCGCTTGAGGCGCGCATTCTCATCATGGACGAACCGACCTCGGCGCTTTCACCCGGCGAGTGCGAGCGGCTTTTCAAGATCATGCGCCAGCTCGCTGCCGATGGCGTCGGCATCATCTATATTTCCCATCGAATCGACGAGGTGATGCACTTGAGCGACCGCATCACCGTCTTTCGCGATGGCCGCCATGTCTGGACCCGGCCGAGGGCCGACCTCGATGAAGAGACGGTCATCGCCGCCATGGTCGGGCGCAGCCTGCTCGATGCCCAGAGGCTCGACCGATCGACACAAGGCGACCCCGTGTTGTCGGTGCGTGGCCTTTCGCTTTCAACCTCCAGTCGGCATGGCTGGCGCGACGTATTGAAGAGCGTGAGCTTCGACGTCAGCGCGGGCGAAATCCTCGGCATCGGCGGGCTGCTTGGGGCAGGGCGTACCGAGATCCTGGAAACGATCTTCGGTTCAAGCAATGGCCGGCGCGGCGGCGAGATCAGCCTCGATGGCACTCCGGTCGACATCCGCTCACCGCTCGATGCCCGCCGCCTCGGCATCGCGCTGGTGACGGAAGACCGGAAAACCCAAGGGCTGCATCTCCATGATTCAATCACCGACAACGTGGCCTTGCCGCTGGTCGGTCGGCTGGCGCGTTTCGGTTTGCGGTCCTTCGATGCCGAGAGTTCGCTGAGCAGGAAGGCCGTCCAGACGCTCGGCGTGCGTTGCGGCAGCATCGACCAGGTCGCCGGGACGCTGTCGGGCGGCAATCAGCAGAAGGTGGTGATCGGCAAGTGGCTTGCCACCGGGCCGCGGGTGCTTTTGCTCGACGAGCCGACACGCGGCATCGACGTCGGCGCGAAACGCGAAATCTACGACCTTATCTTCGCGCTCGCGGGGGAGGGGCTGGCGATCGTGGTGGTGAGCTCAGAACTGCCGGAGCTGCTGCATCTTGCAGACCGTATCCTGGTGATGGCCGAAGGTCGCCAGACGGGGCTTATTCCCCGGGAGGAGGCGAGCGAGGAGCGAATTATGCAGCTCGCCGCGCCGCGGGGCGGTGCGCTTGGAAGGGCCGTTGCATGA
- a CDS encoding ABC transporter permease, producing MTFLRLLSQTKLYWGLIAIFLIGVLSSPVTSSGRNIFLSSGNLLDVLRQVSTTGLVATGMTAVILTGGIDLSVGSMMAICSVICAMLLTVPGETPAVFLGFPAVGLASLLIGAVAVRFIFINIEKTRSGVANIRDVQLDRMRGTLLPAVGGVILCALVLSFLLPQVQTKFGVLGVLLVAPAVGLLFGAINGVIIVVGRLQPFIVTLAMMVTALGIARLTAGQNNAVLPVYTGSNATADFDVLRQLVFGIVPMPGIFFIAAIILYSVVLRFTPFGRYVYAIGGNEEAARLSGINAGRVKIVTYAISGLLAGVAAVLYVAQYRQGKPDAGAGLELDAIAAVVIGGTSLMGGRGSLAGTFCGVLIFGLLSNILQLHNINSNLQLVLKGVIIIGTVLVQERNAFDVLAHLRLTSRRPAQRETAAEERPSRETLSLTVGGKEE from the coding sequence ATGACGTTCTTGAGACTTTTATCCCAGACGAAACTCTATTGGGGCCTGATCGCCATCTTCCTGATCGGCGTTCTCTCGTCGCCGGTGACCTCGTCGGGGAGAAACATCTTTCTTTCCTCCGGCAACCTTCTCGACGTGCTGCGGCAAGTTTCGACGACGGGACTTGTCGCCACCGGCATGACGGCCGTCATTCTTACCGGCGGGATCGATCTCTCCGTCGGCTCGATGATGGCGATCTGCAGCGTCATTTGCGCCATGCTTCTGACCGTGCCCGGCGAAACGCCTGCTGTTTTCTTAGGGTTTCCGGCTGTCGGATTGGCGTCGCTTCTTATCGGTGCGGTCGCCGTTCGCTTCATTTTTATCAATATCGAAAAAACGCGAAGCGGCGTTGCCAATATCAGAGACGTCCAACTCGACCGGATGCGTGGCACGCTCCTGCCCGCGGTCGGCGGCGTCATCCTATGCGCCCTTGTCTTAAGCTTCCTGCTGCCGCAGGTGCAGACGAAGTTCGGCGTCCTGGGGGTTCTCCTGGTCGCGCCCGCCGTCGGCCTGCTCTTCGGGGCGATCAATGGCGTGATCATCGTTGTCGGCAGGCTGCAGCCGTTCATCGTCACCCTGGCGATGATGGTGACGGCACTTGGCATCGCCCGGCTGACGGCCGGTCAGAACAATGCGGTTCTGCCCGTTTACACCGGCAGCAACGCCACCGCGGATTTCGACGTACTTCGCCAGCTCGTCTTCGGCATCGTACCGATGCCCGGCATCTTCTTCATCGCCGCGATCATCCTTTACAGCGTCGTTCTGCGCTTCACGCCCTTCGGCCGCTACGTCTACGCGATCGGGGGGAACGAGGAGGCGGCGCGGCTCTCCGGCATCAATGCCGGGCGGGTAAAGATTGTCACCTACGCGATCTCAGGGCTGCTCGCCGGCGTCGCCGCGGTTCTCTATGTGGCACAGTATCGTCAAGGCAAGCCGGACGCCGGCGCGGGGCTGGAGCTCGACGCGATTGCGGCTGTGGTGATCGGCGGCACGAGCCTCATGGGCGGGCGCGGAAGTCTCGCCGGCACGTTCTGCGGGGTTCTGATCTTCGGGCTGCTCTCCAATATCCTGCAGCTCCACAACATCAACTCTAATCTTCAGCTGGTGCTGAAAGGCGTGATCATCATCGGCACGGTGCTCGTCCAGGAGCGCAATGCCTTCGATGTGCTTGCCCATTTGCGGCTGACAAGCCGCCGCCCGGCGCAAAGGGAAACGGCCGCGGAGGAGCGGCCGTCAAGAGAGACCTTGTCTCTAACCGTGGGAGGAAAGGAAGAATGA
- a CDS encoding substrate-binding domain-containing protein, with protein MKRRDIMRLAAFAAVLAATTALLPGKDAIAQDKKWRIGFSQATTIEPWRAQFNKDIIAEAAKHPEVELIITDGEDKTEKQVADVENLIRQEVNALLISPKESAGLTGVVQQAIDAKIPVFVLDRNVETDQYTQFVGGDNKLIGRAAGEYAVELLGGKGKAHGNVVEIWGGMGTQPAHDRHDGFHEFTDKEPGIKNLLDQQSGDWKQDQAYNIMATALRNNEKIDLVYGHNDPMAYGAYLAAKDAGREKDIKFIGIDALPGEGVTWVNNGELTATFLYATPGAEGLRQAIKFLNGEKVEKTVTLDTMKVTKENAGQIMKEKGL; from the coding sequence ATGAAACGTCGTGACATCATGAGACTGGCGGCCTTTGCGGCTGTTCTCGCGGCCACCACCGCGCTCTTGCCGGGCAAGGATGCAATTGCCCAGGACAAGAAGTGGCGCATCGGCTTCAGCCAGGCGACGACCATCGAGCCGTGGCGCGCGCAGTTCAACAAGGACATCATCGCCGAAGCCGCGAAACATCCGGAAGTCGAGCTCATCATCACGGATGGCGAGGACAAGACGGAGAAGCAGGTCGCCGACGTCGAGAACCTGATCCGTCAGGAAGTCAATGCGTTGCTCATTTCGCCGAAGGAGTCGGCCGGCCTGACAGGCGTCGTCCAGCAGGCGATCGACGCAAAGATCCCCGTCTTCGTTCTCGACCGCAACGTCGAGACCGACCAGTACACCCAGTTCGTCGGAGGCGACAACAAGCTGATCGGCCGGGCGGCGGGCGAATATGCGGTCGAGCTTCTCGGCGGCAAGGGCAAGGCCCACGGCAATGTTGTCGAGATCTGGGGCGGCATGGGCACGCAGCCGGCGCACGACAGGCACGACGGCTTCCACGAATTCACCGACAAGGAGCCGGGCATCAAGAACCTGCTCGACCAGCAGTCCGGCGATTGGAAGCAGGACCAGGCCTATAACATCATGGCGACGGCGCTTCGCAACAACGAGAAGATCGATCTCGTCTACGGCCACAACGATCCGATGGCCTATGGCGCCTATCTGGCGGCCAAGGACGCAGGCCGCGAGAAGGACATCAAGTTCATCGGCATCGACGCCCTGCCGGGTGAAGGCGTGACCTGGGTCAATAATGGCGAACTCACCGCGACCTTCCTCTATGCGACACCCGGTGCCGAGGGACTCCGTCAGGCGATCAAGTTCCTGAACGGCGAAAAGGTCGAAAAGACCGTGACGCTCGACACGATGAAGGTGACGAAGGAGAACGCCGGCCAGATCATGAAGGAGAAGGGCCTGTAA
- the otnK gene encoding 3-oxo-tetronate kinase has translation MTILLGSIADDYTGASDLANTLTKNGLSTVQTVGIPDPSLTLPDVDAVVVSLKIRSVSAQEAVAAAGTAEHWLRGRGAMHVLYKICSTFDSTDQGNIGPVTEALAELAGGSTVLVTPAFPETGRTVYLGHLFVNGQPLDESPLKDHPLNPMHDANLVRVMARQSRGAIGLIDLPAVAAGPDAVRARLDALRAEGASAVIADAVFERDLEILGEVALDAPVSTGASGLGLGLARALVRSGRVPSKVSTTADAIRPVGGYAAIIAGSCSSATLRQLAIAEQAMPVLRLDPERLLTAAPDEISAALSWAGERMKAGPVIIAASTTPEAVSDLQSRYGREISGRAIEAATSAIAAELVARGVRRLIVAGGETSGATVDRLGIPAFLIGPEIAPGVPVLRTIGNSQGEMLMALKSGNFGGDDFFATALAMMR, from the coding sequence ATGACCATCCTCCTCGGATCGATCGCCGACGATTACACCGGCGCCTCGGACCTCGCCAACACGCTGACTAAGAACGGGCTCAGCACTGTCCAGACGGTCGGCATTCCCGATCCGTCCCTCACCTTGCCGGATGTCGACGCAGTGGTGGTTTCGCTGAAGATCCGCTCGGTCTCCGCGCAGGAGGCGGTGGCCGCCGCGGGCACGGCCGAACACTGGCTGCGCGGGCGTGGAGCGATGCATGTGCTTTACAAGATCTGCTCGACCTTCGATTCGACCGACCAGGGCAATATCGGCCCGGTGACGGAGGCACTCGCGGAACTCGCGGGCGGCAGCACCGTGCTCGTCACCCCAGCCTTTCCGGAAACCGGGCGCACCGTCTATCTCGGCCACCTTTTCGTCAACGGCCAGCCGCTCGACGAAAGCCCGCTCAAGGACCACCCGCTCAATCCCATGCACGACGCCAATCTCGTCCGGGTCATGGCCCGCCAGTCGCGTGGTGCGATCGGCCTCATCGACCTGCCGGCCGTGGCGGCCGGACCCGATGCCGTGCGAGCGCGGCTCGATGCGCTGCGCGCCGAGGGCGCCAGCGCGGTGATAGCCGATGCGGTCTTCGAACGCGACCTTGAAATCCTCGGGGAGGTTGCGCTCGATGCACCGGTGTCGACCGGGGCCTCCGGCCTCGGTCTCGGTCTGGCACGCGCGCTCGTGCGCTCCGGTCGCGTGCCGTCGAAGGTCAGTACCACGGCCGATGCCATCCGCCCCGTCGGTGGGTATGCGGCCATCATTGCCGGCAGTTGCTCCAGCGCCACCCTTCGCCAGCTTGCCATTGCCGAACAGGCAATGCCGGTCCTGAGGCTCGATCCCGAACGATTGCTCACCGCCGCGCCGGACGAAATCTCAGCCGCGCTTTCCTGGGCGGGGGAGCGAATGAAGGCAGGGCCCGTCATCATTGCCGCCAGCACCACGCCGGAGGCCGTTTCCGACCTTCAATCGCGCTATGGACGCGAAATATCGGGGCGCGCGATCGAAGCCGCCACCTCGGCGATCGCCGCCGAACTGGTGGCGCGCGGCGTCAGGCGCCTCATCGTCGCCGGCGGAGAGACCTCCGGCGCTACGGTCGACAGGCTGGGAATTCCGGCGTTCCTGATCGGCCCGGAGATCGCGCCTGGCGTGCCGGTGCTGCGGACGATCGGCAATTCGCAGGGCGAGATGCTTATGGCGCTCAAATCCGGCAATTTCGGAGGCGACGACTTCTTCGCCACGGCGCTGGCGATGATGCGATAA
- the otnI gene encoding 2-oxo-tetronate isomerase, whose translation MPIFAANLTTMFNEWSFLDRFDAAADAGFAAVEYLFPYEAAPDVLGERLARNDLKQALFNLPPGDWAAGERGIAALPGRFDELKSSAERALDYAAATGVKRLHLMAGLADSDDEEATSCYRRSVVYAAERLAESGIDLLIEPINGRNMPGYFLNDFGAAERLIAELGMPNLKLQFDIYHRQILHGDVVMALRRLLPIVGHIQIASVPSRHEPDGEELNYSYLFEEIDRLGYDGFVGCEYIPRGRTLDGLDWFKPYARS comes from the coding sequence ATGCCGATCTTTGCCGCCAACCTGACGACGATGTTCAACGAATGGTCGTTCCTCGACCGCTTCGACGCGGCGGCGGACGCCGGATTTGCCGCCGTCGAATATCTGTTTCCCTATGAAGCCGCACCGGACGTTCTTGGTGAGCGGCTTGCCCGCAACGATCTCAAACAGGCGCTGTTCAATCTGCCACCGGGCGACTGGGCAGCCGGCGAGCGCGGCATCGCAGCGCTGCCCGGCCGCTTCGATGAACTGAAGTCGAGCGCGGAACGGGCGCTCGATTATGCGGCCGCGACAGGCGTTAAACGGCTGCATCTGATGGCGGGTCTCGCCGATAGCGACGACGAGGAGGCCACATCCTGCTATCGTCGCTCCGTCGTCTATGCGGCCGAACGCTTGGCGGAGAGCGGTATCGACCTGCTCATCGAGCCGATCAACGGACGAAACATGCCGGGCTATTTCCTGAACGACTTCGGCGCTGCCGAGCGCCTTATCGCCGAACTCGGCATGCCGAATCTGAAGCTCCAATTCGACATTTATCACCGCCAGATCCTGCACGGCGATGTCGTCATGGCACTCCGTCGCCTGTTGCCGATAGTCGGCCACATCCAGATCGCGAGCGTCCCCTCCCGCCATGAACCCGACGGCGAAGAGCTGAACTATTCGTACCTCTTCGAGGAAATCGACCGGCTCGGATATGATGGTTTCGTCGGCTGCGAATATATCCCGCGCGGCCGCACCCTCGACGGTCTCGACTGGTTCAAGCCGTATGCAAGGAGCTGA
- the ltnD gene encoding L-threonate dehydrogenase, translating to MSVHVENRGRGTAAVIGLGAMGLGMAQSIKRAGLDVTGYDVAQAAVERFVTEGGRGAGALREAVRDADIVVCVVVNAAQTEAVLFGPDGIAGDMKPGAVFVSSATMDPAVARRLSEKVEALGLHYLDAPISGGAARAARGELTIMASGSAEAFAAARPALDAMAAKVYELGDAAGTGAAFKMINQLLAGVHIAAACEAISFAAKQGLDLGKVYEVITASAGNSWMFENRVPHVLAGDYTPLSAIEIFVKDLGIVQDMARSERYPVPLAAAALQMYLAAAGAGMGRDDDSSLARLYAQLSGATLPDANSQKE from the coding sequence ATGTCAGTGCATGTTGAAAATCGCGGGCGCGGAACGGCCGCCGTAATCGGCCTCGGCGCGATGGGGCTTGGAATGGCCCAATCGATAAAACGTGCCGGCCTCGATGTCACCGGATACGACGTTGCGCAAGCGGCAGTGGAGCGCTTCGTGACGGAAGGCGGCCGCGGTGCGGGCGCGCTGAGAGAGGCGGTCCGGGACGCCGACATCGTTGTCTGCGTCGTCGTAAACGCCGCTCAGACCGAAGCCGTGCTGTTCGGCCCGGACGGAATCGCAGGCGACATGAAGCCCGGCGCAGTCTTCGTTTCGTCGGCGACTATGGATCCGGCGGTCGCACGCCGCCTGTCGGAGAAGGTCGAGGCGCTCGGCCTCCACTATCTCGACGCGCCGATTTCAGGCGGCGCCGCCCGAGCCGCGAGGGGCGAACTGACGATCATGGCTTCGGGATCGGCCGAAGCCTTCGCCGCGGCGCGCCCTGCCCTCGATGCAATGGCAGCCAAGGTCTACGAGCTGGGCGACGCCGCCGGGACCGGCGCGGCCTTCAAGATGATCAACCAGCTTCTTGCCGGCGTGCATATCGCGGCCGCCTGCGAAGCGATAAGCTTTGCCGCCAAGCAGGGGCTCGATCTTGGCAAGGTTTATGAAGTGATCACTGCGTCGGCGGGCAATTCCTGGATGTTCGAAAACCGGGTGCCGCATGTGCTTGCCGGCGACTATACGCCGCTCAGCGCCATCGAAATCTTCGTCAAGGACCTCGGCATCGTCCAGGACATGGCCCGGTCGGAGCGTTATCCCGTGCCGCTCGCGGCCGCGGCACTGCAGATGTATCTCGCCGCTGCCGGCGCGGGCATGGGCCGAGACGACGATTCCTCGCTCGCCCGGCTCTACGCCCAGCTTTCCGGCGCAACGCTGCCCGACGCAAACTCACAGAAGGAGTAG